Proteins encoded in a region of the Lepeophtheirus salmonis chromosome 6, UVic_Lsal_1.4, whole genome shotgun sequence genome:
- the LOC121120114 gene encoding immunoglobulin domain-containing protein oig-4: protein MVIAIKILLMALISFGGFYCNKSSNFENFKWWSDKKPANFVSKFHQRPPNLLRPGILHFSSVKSQKYYLHDKGARIIKSSHFMKRYHLGRKISFVCVAQGIPRPHITWIKDGLELNAYAAYDHVSISEWRLSRHRLKSKVEIDPAMPKDEGFYECQSDNKFSIDTRGFLAKYSPN, encoded by the exons ATGGTCATAGCCATCAAAATCCTGTTGATGGCGCTTATCAGTTTTGGCGGTTTTTATTGTAACAAATCAAgtaattttgagaattttaaaTGGTGGTCGGATAAAAAGCCTGCAAACTTTGTTTCTAAATTCCATCAAAGGCCTCCTAATCTTCTACGTCCAGGAATTCTGCATTTTTCATCGGTCAAGAGTCAAAAATACTACCTTCATGACAAA GGAGCAAGAATAATTAAATCCTCGCATTTCATGAAACGATATCATCTTGGACGAAAGATAAGTTTTGTTTGTGTGGCTCAAGGCATACCTAGACCACATATTACATGGATAAAAGATGGATTAGAACTAAATGCATATGCTGCTTATGATCATGTCAGT ATAAGCGAATGGAGACTGAGTCGGCATAGATTAAAAAGCAAGGTGGAGATCGATCCTGCGATGCCAAAAGATGAAGGATTTTACGAGTGTCAATcagacaataaattttcaattgatACAAGAggatttttagcaaaatattcTCCTAATTGA